Proteins found in one Podarcis muralis chromosome 5, rPodMur119.hap1.1, whole genome shotgun sequence genomic segment:
- the SELE gene encoding E-selectin, whose protein sequence is MNALWFLSALTYGLLLLKESTCWTYHYSLETMNYTEAEKWCKTHFTHLVAIQNKEENEYLNKEIPYNGSYYWIGIRKIGNVWRWVGTNKALTQEAKNWAKGEPNNKGKNQDCVEIYINRIQDAGKWNDERCSNKKRALCYTASCNPHSCSGHGKCVETINNYTCQCDTGFYGRNCEHVITCDTLKKPDHGTLECSHPVKDFSYNSSCHVQCTEGYKSTGLEPVLCTNSGNWSAPTPLCKVVECHALQTPAHGFLNCSHPSGNFAWNSSCEFGCKDGFVLSGSSRLQCQASGEWDGQQPACEAVKCEAVPSPENGSVSCSHVDAELTYNSTCDFVCEQGYTLRGSPQIQCSSEGRWSQPIPVCEAVVCSELKPPVHGFLNCSHASGNFSWNSTCKFACAEGFALRGSSELQCGAYGEWDGQKPECEAVKCEVVHQPERGFVNCSHLDTDPSYNSVCEFSCEEGYTLRGSSKIQCTSKGHWSEPIPVCEAIQCEILTPPENGFLTCSDPDRHFVYGTICEVSCAEGWVLNGPHRLHCLAAGNWTSSLPACGAPSASSRNVTIAATVTSASLLSIGSFLIWLMKRFRRRVKKFSPASSCYSVNSEATFGHLI, encoded by the exons ATGAACGCCCTTTGGTTCCTATCTGCTCTCACCTATG GACTTTTGTTGCTTAAGGAAAGCACCTGCTGGACATATCATTATTCACTTGAAACCATGAATTATACAGAAGCAGAGAAATGGTGTAAAACCCACTTTACCCACCTGGTTGCAATTCAAAATAAGGAGGAAAACGAGTACTTAAACAAAGAGATCCCTTATAATGGATCGTACTACTGGATTGGGATCAGAAAAATTGGCAATGTGTGGAGGTGGGTGGGAACGAACAAGGCATTGACTCAAGAAGCTAAAAACTGGGCAAAAGGTGAACCAAACAACAAAGGGAAAAACCAGGACTGCGTGGAAATCTACATCAACCGAATACAAGATGCAGGAAAGTGGAATGATGAACGTTGCAGCAATAAGAAAAGGGCTTTGTGCTATACAG CCTCCTGTAATCCGCATTCCTGCAGCGGCCATGGCAAATGTGTGGAGACTATTAATAATTACACCTGCCAGTGTGATACAGGATTCTACGGGCGCAATTGTGAACATG TAATTACCTGTGACACACTGAAAAAACCAGATCATGGTACCTTAGAATGCAGCCACCCAGTGAAGGATTTTAGCTACAACTCGTCTTGTCATGTTCAATGCACCGAAGGCTACAAATCCACTGGACTGGAACCCGTATTGTGCACCAATTCTGGAAACTGGTCTGCACCCACCCCTTTGTGTAAAG TTGTGGAATGCCATGCGCTCCAGACACCTGCTCACGGGTTCCTCAACTGCTCCCACCCCTCTGGGAATTTTGCCTGGAATTCGTCGTGTGAGTTTGGCTGTAAAGATGGCTTCGTCTTGAGTGGCTCCAGCAGGCTGCAGTGTCAGGCATCTGGAGAGTGGGACGGACAACAGCCAGCCTGTGAAG CGGTAAAATGTGAAGCGGTACCTTCGCCTGAAAATGGCTCTGTGAGTTGCTCCCATGTGGACGCAGAACTGACCTACAACTCAACCTGTGATTTCGTGTGTGAGCAGGGCTACACCTTAAGAGGATCGCCTCAAATTCAGTGTTCATCCGAGGGACGCTGGTCACAGCCAATCCCTGTATGTGAAG CTGTGGTGTGTAGTGAACTGAAACCTCCGGTTCATGGCTTCTTGAACTGCTCTCACGCTTCTGGGAATTTTTCCTGGAATTCAACCTGCAAGTTTGCTTGTGCCGAAGGGTTTGCTCTGAGAGGGTCCAGTGAGCTCCAGTGCGGTGCCTATGGAGAATGGGATGGACAAAAACCAGAGTGTGAAG CAGTGAAATGCGAGGTGGTACATCAGCCCGAAAGGGGCTTTGTGAACTGCTCCCACCTGGACACAGATCCAAGCTACAATTCAGTCTGCGAATTTAGTTGTGAGGAGGGCTACaccttgagaggatcatccaaaATTCAATGCACATCCAAGGGACACTGGTCAGAGCCAATTCCTGTTTGTGAAG CAATACAGTGTGAAATACTGACACCCCCTGAGAACGGCTTCTTGACTTGTTCGGACCCTGATAGACATTTTGTCTACGGCACAATTTGCGAGGTCAGCTGTGCAGAGGGATGGGTGCTGAATGGTCCCCACAGACTCCATTGCCTGGCTGCAGGAAACTGGACGTCAAGTCTTCCCGCATGTGGAG CTCCTTCAGCATCTTCAAGAAATGTGACAATTGCAGCCACAGTCACTTCAGCCTCGTTGCTTTCAATAGGATCGTTCCTTATTTGGCTCATGAAGCGTTTTCGGAGGAGAG tgAAGAAATTTTCTCCTGCCAG CAGTTGCTACAGCGTGAATTCCGAAGCTACTTTTGGTCACCTGATTTAA
- the LOC114598606 gene encoding 14 kDa phosphohistidine phosphatase-like, producing the protein MASSSPPKSGCFAGELAEVEIDSDGCFKYILVRVQRGGSGQGGGQSGGQEGCSPGRIGSPSRGGGSPSRGGECRDIVRGTASAELHNHIYEKICSEMEKMGCMCKCLGGGKIEHNSRDKKIHVSGVSPAYGKADHSMTVAILKKTFKDYDISCSDD; encoded by the exons ATGGCGTCGTCGTCGCCGCCTAAATCGGGCTGCTTTGCGGGCGAGTTGGCCGAGGTGGAGATCGACTCCGACGGCTGTTTCAAGTACATCCTGGTGCGGGTGCAGCGCGGAGGCAGCGGCCAAGGCGGTGGCCAAAGTGGTGGCCAAGAAGGCTGCAGTCCCGGCCGCATTGGCAGCCCAagccgcggcggcggcagcccaAGCCGTGGCGGCGAGTGCAGAGACATCGTGAGGGGGACCGCTTCCGCCGAGTTGCACA ATCACATATATGAAAAGATATGTTCTGAAATGGAAAAGATGGGCTGTATGTGCAAGtgtcttggaggaggaaaaattgAGCACAATAGCAGAGACAAAAAAATCCATGTATCTGGTGTTTCTCCA GCATATGGTAAAGCTGATCATTCCATGACTGTGGCAATACTGAAGAAAACGTTTAAGGATTATGACATTAGTTGTTCAGATGACTAG